In Ruminiclostridium josui JCM 17888, the genomic window CTGAAACATTGGCACATTTGTTAAAGTATGATTCTGTATTTGGAAGATATGATGGAACGGTCGAAGTTAATGAAAATAGCATAACAGTGAACGGAAAAACTGTCAAGGTTCTATCGGAAAAGGAGCCGGGGAATATCAATTGGGGAGATATGGGAGTTGATATTGTCCTGGAATCCACTGGTTTATTTAGCAAGAGAGAAAAAGCCCAGGTACATATAACAAATGGTAATGCAAAAAAAGTAATAATATCCGCACCTGTACCTGATGATGATATAACCGTAGTAATGGGAGTTAACCATGATAAGTATGATGCGTCAAAGCATAACATAATTTCAAATGCCTCTTGTACTACTAACTGCTTATCACCTCTGGCCAAGGTATTGAATGATAACTTTGGAATAGTTAGAGGATTGATGACAACGGTTCATGCATACACTAATGACCAGAGGATTCTTGACTTACCTCATAAGGATTTAAGAAGAGCGAGGGCGGCAAATGTATCAATAATTCCTACCAAAACAGGGGCTACAAATGCAGTTGAAAAGGTGCTGCCTGAACTTGCGGGAAAGATGAGCGGGTTCGCTTTGAGAGTACCTACATTTGCGGTCTCAGTTGTTGACTTTGTTATTGAAACAGAGATGCTTGTAGTAAAGGATGATGTAAATGCTGCACTACGTGAAGCTTCCGAAGGAAGTATGAAAGGTATTCTAGGGTACACGGAGGAACCTCTGGTATCTATAGATTTCAAGGGTCAGTCTGAATCATCCATTGTAGATGCTCTGTCCACAATGGTTATTAATGATAATATGATTAAGGTTGTTTCATGGTATGACAATGAGTGGGGTTATTCAAACAGGTATGCTGATTTAGCAGCTTTTGTAGCGAAAAAGGGTTTGAATTAAATAGTCTGTATTCGCTGCGTGACTGCTATGTTGGCTATTAAGGAGGCCGATTGTAATGGAAAACTGTGATTTGCTCTTGACACCTGTTGCAGACAAATTAAAACAGCTTATTAATAGAGATATAACATCTTTCCACGCACTTCCTATATCGGGGAAGAAGTCCATATCCTCCTCCACAGTATATGATAAATATAAAGATTTGTTTGGTGACGATTACTATAAGTCTGAAATGACCATATCAGGAGATAGTTTTGATACACCGATAATCCCGTCCAGATGTATAAAGCAGTCGGAGAATTTGACCGCAAAGGCTTTTGGCGCAAAAAAGAGCTTTTATATAACAATGGGAACAACAACTGCTAACAGGATTGTGATAAATACTATGGCTGATTACGGGGCACGGGCTTTAGTTGACAGATCCTGTCATATCTCGATCCATTTTGGAGTCAGAGATAGAAAGTGTGATCTCACATATATTGAATATAAGCATTTTTGCAAGGCATCAGGGCGATCCTATTTTAATTTTCGGAAGGTGGTTTCTCAATACAAGCAGGCGATTAAAGATGGCAACCCATACAAACTTGTAATTTTAAATGGATATTCCTATGAAGGTGTTTTCTATGACTTGAAACCGATAATCAGAGAGTGTTTAAAAGCCAACGATGATGTTAGTTTTTTAATAGATGAGGCATGGTTTGCATACGGATATTTTCATGAACGGTATAGAAAATATACGGCAATGCAGATAGCGGCAGACTTACAGGCAGAAATGCCGGATAGAAAAGTATGTATTGTCTCCACCCAATCAGCTCATAAATCGTTAAGTGCCCTTCGTCAGGGATCATATATACATGTTTTCGGAAATAAGGAATTTAGCAGAAAAATATTGGAGAGCAAGTTCGCTGTACATACCACTTCCCCAAGCTACCCCATTATTGCTTCACTGGAGCTGGCAAGAGTTCAGGCTGTAAAGGAAGGTCACCGTATGATAGAGGATTCTCTATTGATTTCGAAGTTTTTTTGTGAACAGATCAAAGAGAATAAAAGATTATCCTTATATTCAATAAATAATAAAGATTTTATTGGCAAGGGTGACGAAGGAATGGTATTTGTGGATCCCTTGAAAATCTCTGTAAACCTGTCAAAACTAAAGATAAGGCCGAAAGAATTTATAA contains:
- the gap gene encoding type I glyceraldehyde-3-phosphate dehydrogenase encodes the protein MAVRVGINGFGRIGRNSFKVLLEKYSKDLEVVAINDLTDTETLAHLLKYDSVFGRYDGTVEVNENSITVNGKTVKVLSEKEPGNINWGDMGVDIVLESTGLFSKREKAQVHITNGNAKKVIISAPVPDDDITVVMGVNHDKYDASKHNIISNASCTTNCLSPLAKVLNDNFGIVRGLMTTVHAYTNDQRILDLPHKDLRRARAANVSIIPTKTGATNAVEKVLPELAGKMSGFALRVPTFAVSVVDFVIETEMLVVKDDVNAALREASEGSMKGILGYTEEPLVSIDFKGQSESSIVDALSTMVINDNMIKVVSWYDNEWGYSNRYADLAAFVAKKGLN